In Methanonatronarchaeum thermophilum, a genomic segment contains:
- the thiL gene encoding thiamine-phosphate kinase, which yields MRLNNLGEIGAIKKITQTLDIDSQKIIRGPGEDDCAVVRTNNEKLLFASDMLTRTRHLPKEMPYHNIGWTAVAVNLSDIAAMGGHPLFLTSSIGTPNITKEQLTQLTKGMNECSRKHDSYIVGGDLCQHREIVINCSIIGKPTKNTLYRDGANPQEYLAVTGQVGTAGLAAKTITGKHKLPEKVRKKAFKQLFKPNPRIKEGQYISKNGGTSAIDVSDGLLHSTKQLSNASKIGINIDSSKIPIDPEIKSSAKKNNIDIMELIDIGGDYEILFTTKKPNKIPENASIIGKTKEKQEVTIDHQKIDTTGYDHFKPENPKEN from the coding sequence ATGAGGCTAAACAACTTAGGAGAGATAGGGGCGATAAAAAAAATAACACAAACCCTGGACATCGATAGCCAAAAAATAATCCGTGGCCCCGGAGAAGACGACTGTGCAGTGGTTAGAACCAACAACGAAAAACTACTGTTCGCTAGTGACATGCTAACAAGAACAAGACACCTCCCTAAAGAAATGCCCTACCACAATATCGGGTGGACCGCTGTAGCAGTAAACCTATCAGACATCGCAGCAATGGGAGGACACCCCCTATTCCTAACCAGCTCTATAGGAACCCCAAACATAACTAAGGAACAGTTGACACAGCTAACAAAGGGAATGAACGAATGCAGTCGGAAACACGATTCATACATAGTCGGAGGCGACCTATGCCAACACAGAGAGATAGTAATAAACTGCTCCATAATAGGAAAGCCAACAAAAAACACGTTATACAGAGATGGAGCAAACCCACAAGAATATTTAGCAGTAACAGGACAGGTAGGAACCGCTGGCCTCGCTGCAAAAACAATAACAGGAAAACACAAACTACCAGAAAAAGTGAGAAAAAAAGCCTTCAAACAACTATTCAAACCAAACCCCAGAATAAAAGAAGGACAGTATATCTCCAAAAACGGTGGAACCTCAGCAATCGATGTAAGCGACGGCCTACTCCACTCAACAAAACAACTATCAAACGCAAGTAAAATAGGAATAAACATAGATTCCAGCAAGATACCGATAGACCCCGAAATAAAGAGTTCAGCAAAAAAGAACAATATAGACATAATGGAGTTAATCGACATCGGAGGAGACTACGAAATATTGTTCACAACCAAAAAACCCAATAAAATACCGGAAAACGCATCAATAATCGGTAAAACAAAAGAAAAACAAGAGGTCACAATAGACCACCAAAAAATAGATACAACCGGATACGACCACTTCAAACCAGAAAACCCTAAAGAAAACTAA